The Vibrio nitrifigilis genome window below encodes:
- the tnpB gene encoding IS66 family insertion sequence element accessory protein TnpB: MSAPVAYLYRGFVDFRNSINGLALLIESEIELELVSGDCLSYTNKQRD, translated from the coding sequence ATGAGCGCACCAGTTGCGTATTTATACCGCGGGTTTGTCGATTTTAGAAATTCTATTAATGGTCTGGCGCTGTTAATTGAATCGGAAATCGAACTTGAGCTGGTCTCGGGGGATTGTCTCTCTTATACCAATAAACAACGCGATTAA
- a CDS encoding RHS repeat-associated core domain-containing protein, giving the protein MRYDDERHITYHNDALGGVVQYHLDERNRAIKVVAADGAETLQEWQGELLSAIVNPLGERTEYTYDALGNLTSVTLPSGIAHQYQYNDVGQLTAYINPLGASWALEYHAAGTLKSVTDPDGHQWHYEYNEHGLRTLSQGPDGLAVRYDYDDFGRLVQLRPEMGEAVSFAYDTLGRLEARTIANQTRRWRYEDAQRMPSQVWYEDGTHASFKYDIEGNLIKVTDALGNASTFTYGAFDKLLSATDPMGSVTQYHYNPMAEFAGVTNSQGRQWRYEFDACGRIHTERHYDGRQERYQYDLAGRLVQHTKPDQHALTYLYNQDGQLTENHTFDPQGERTSRTWYEYDDAGRLISAENGDIDVVMQYSLGGQLLQESLGGVPLTHHYDKAGYREQLTGTHTPRQYQWQQGQLAGLQVGNHQALQFNYTPMGLEQQRLNGQGFHLHHDWDEKGRLQAQRLGTQTITGMPKALREYHYDNLDRLVGIDDSHWGSERFELNRNGQITQRTFTPHKGSQRQFVTLFGYDSELNLNETASATQYTDNVVPISQAILTKEARHYDNAGRVVQVGRFTYHYDECGRAIQKVERKEGFRPQATRFTWDEHDRLTRIELPNGERWRYRYDAFGRRVAKECEQGAQSSHQVHYLYDGAQVIQQTLKTANGEALQSTEYIYEPGSFRPVAQVDTNHTLAIEKLHYVVTDHAGTPRELCAEDGDIVWRGEQSLWHRHTQTLQSNVKRLFEDAANDPVHCDLRYQGQLEDKESGLYYNLNRYYDADSGQYLSSDPIGMLGGLRPQAYVHNPMEWVDPLGLANRPNNGKYHIFFDHQVDPSNRYASDSIQFRAANKELLSQLETDAAFRRDILGRYPELYDWINSPDSKRLARSPTGLTWHHHEETNRLVLVDRADHASNHALYHPTGKGGRDMWGGGKLGRTGKLDKVTGEKLTEQSTKRKKSC; this is encoded by the coding sequence GTGCGCTATGATGATGAGCGCCATATCACCTACCATAACGATGCGTTGGGCGGAGTGGTGCAATACCATCTGGATGAGCGAAACCGAGCTATAAAAGTAGTGGCTGCCGATGGCGCTGAAACCTTGCAAGAGTGGCAAGGCGAGTTGCTTTCAGCCATCGTCAATCCACTTGGAGAGCGCACGGAATACACTTACGATGCGTTAGGTAACCTTACTTCGGTCACATTGCCTTCAGGCATTGCTCACCAATATCAATACAATGATGTTGGGCAGCTAACAGCTTATATTAATCCATTGGGCGCTAGTTGGGCGTTAGAGTACCACGCAGCAGGCACTCTCAAATCGGTAACCGACCCGGATGGTCATCAATGGCATTATGAATACAATGAGCACGGTTTACGCACGTTAAGTCAAGGCCCTGATGGGCTTGCGGTTCGTTATGATTATGACGACTTTGGTCGCTTAGTGCAGTTACGCCCAGAGATGGGTGAAGCGGTGAGTTTTGCTTATGACACGTTAGGCCGCTTAGAAGCGCGCACTATCGCCAATCAAACCCGTCGCTGGCGCTATGAAGATGCGCAGCGCATGCCAAGCCAAGTGTGGTATGAAGATGGTACCCACGCCAGCTTTAAATACGACATTGAAGGCAACCTTATTAAGGTAACGGATGCGCTGGGTAATGCATCAACCTTTACTTATGGGGCGTTTGATAAACTGCTCTCGGCGACGGACCCAATGGGGTCGGTCACCCAGTATCATTACAACCCGATGGCGGAGTTTGCTGGGGTCACCAACAGCCAAGGTCGCCAGTGGCGTTATGAGTTTGATGCCTGTGGTCGCATTCATACCGAGCGCCATTACGATGGACGTCAAGAGCGTTACCAATATGATTTGGCAGGGCGTTTGGTGCAACACACCAAACCCGACCAACACGCCTTAACCTACCTCTATAACCAAGATGGGCAGTTAACCGAAAACCACACCTTCGACCCACAGGGTGAACGCACCAGTCGCACTTGGTATGAGTATGACGATGCCGGGCGTTTAATCAGTGCGGAAAACGGCGATATTGACGTGGTGATGCAATACAGCTTGGGTGGCCAACTGTTGCAAGAGAGCCTAGGTGGCGTGCCGCTGACTCACCATTATGATAAAGCGGGCTATCGCGAACAACTGACCGGCACTCACACTCCACGCCAATACCAATGGCAACAAGGTCAGTTAGCTGGGCTGCAAGTGGGTAACCACCAAGCGTTACAGTTTAACTACACCCCCATGGGGTTAGAGCAGCAACGTTTAAATGGTCAAGGTTTTCACTTGCATCACGATTGGGATGAGAAAGGGCGATTACAAGCGCAGCGCTTAGGCACGCAAACTATCACAGGGATGCCAAAAGCGTTACGAGAATACCACTACGATAACCTTGACCGCTTAGTGGGCATTGATGATAGCCACTGGGGCAGTGAACGGTTTGAGCTTAACCGTAATGGCCAAATTACCCAACGCACCTTTACGCCACACAAGGGCAGCCAACGCCAATTTGTGACCTTGTTTGGTTACGACAGTGAACTGAACTTAAATGAAACGGCCAGTGCCACACAATACACCGATAATGTGGTGCCGATTAGCCAAGCGATATTGACCAAAGAAGCACGCCACTACGATAACGCAGGGCGAGTGGTGCAAGTAGGGCGCTTTACCTACCACTATGATGAGTGTGGTCGGGCAATACAGAAAGTAGAACGCAAAGAGGGCTTTCGCCCGCAAGCAACCCGCTTCACATGGGATGAGCATGACCGCTTAACCCGGATTGAACTGCCTAATGGTGAACGCTGGCGCTACCGCTACGATGCCTTTGGGCGACGAGTCGCCAAAGAGTGTGAACAAGGCGCTCAATCTAGCCACCAAGTGCACTATCTTTATGATGGCGCGCAGGTGATTCAGCAAACGCTGAAAACGGCTAATGGTGAAGCCTTACAAAGCACAGAATATATATACGAACCGGGCTCGTTTAGACCGGTCGCGCAAGTCGATACCAACCATACGCTCGCTATCGAAAAACTGCATTACGTAGTGACCGACCACGCTGGTACGCCTCGGGAGCTGTGCGCAGAAGACGGTGATATTGTGTGGCGCGGTGAACAAAGCTTATGGCATCGCCATACCCAAACATTACAAAGTAATGTGAAGCGATTATTTGAAGATGCGGCCAACGACCCAGTGCACTGTGACCTGCGTTATCAAGGTCAGCTTGAAGATAAAGAATCCGGGCTTTACTATAACCTAAACCGTTATTACGATGCGGACAGCGGCCAATACCTCAGCTCAGACCCAATAGGCATGCTGGGCGGCTTGCGACCTCAGGCGTATGTGCATAATCCAATGGAATGGGTGGATCCGTTGGGGTTGGCTAATCGTCCTAATAATGGGAAATATCATATTTTCTTTGATCATCAAGTAGATCCTTCTAATAGATACGCTAGTGATTCCATTCAATTCAGAGCGGCAAATAAGGAATTATTATCACAATTAGAAACTGATGCTGCATTTCGTAGAGATATTCTAGGTAGATATCCAGAATTATATGATTGGATTAACTCTCCGGATTCAAAAAGACTGGCTCGTAGCCCAACAGGGCTAACATGGCATCATCATGAAGAGACTAATCGACTTGTTTTAGTTGATAGAGCGGACCATGCTTCTAACCATGCTTTATATCATCCCACAGGAAAAGGTGGTCGGGATATGTGGGGTGGCGGTAAGCTTGGTAGAACAGGTAAGCTTGACAAAGTTACTGGTGAGAAACTTACAGAACAAAGTACAAAAAGGAAAAAATCATGTTAG
- a CDS encoding diguanylate cyclase has translation MRDQIDRQYQLSEMINTSGKQRMLSQKIALSTTLLVHTEGDERARLLQQKQDSINDLLKNHEYLLAQIHDSDILDIYYSPPYSIDQSVKNYITLASTVPDISEQASYVKEIASHSSKLLGKLDVAVSAIQNKAQDLTFKVQQRELWIVFGTLCTVLIEFIAIFLPTLKKLKANESQLLKSKKTFQRLIELSPDGVQIIDMNGNIRLFSEMASQMLGYPYERMKQLKILDWDCKLSPSELDNLLDELSEDNITLFETKHLRQDGSTYDALISARLIQLDNEQMIYATVKDVTSLNKMKRERELSAMKLKIAAQSANMGIWQWNPANGDMVWDEKMFAIYDVDNVLSFDDWREKLIDTDRERAVSELESAIRNNHNFQTTFSIKISNGSIRTIQATAKPFFDDHGENIMLIGTNLDITDRCRMENEKGRYLKLIDNNIISSTTDLNGIITEVSLAFCRLTGYTKEELIGHKHRLVAHPDTPKSYYDTLWLNLNADKSWSGEVKNRSKQGREYWLKSHYSPIFDESNVKIGYSEISQEITDKKRAEYLAHTDPLTDLYNRTHLDEVAKAEIERAKIYKQQSAIIILDIDHFKSINDNFGHLTGDDVLRSISHILKNNCRTSDCIGRWGGEEFLIVCPSINLNAAIELAERLRHLIATYHFNNVGHITSSFGVTLFKVEDIDIDDVFKRADAALYVAKEQGRNRVMSML, from the coding sequence GTGCGTGACCAAATTGATAGGCAATACCAACTGTCTGAGATGATTAATACCAGTGGCAAACAAAGAATGCTGTCTCAAAAAATCGCTTTAAGCACTACCTTGTTAGTTCATACTGAAGGAGATGAACGTGCTCGTTTGTTACAACAAAAACAAGATTCAATTAACGACCTCTTAAAAAACCACGAGTATCTTTTGGCGCAGATCCACGATAGCGATATTCTTGATATCTATTATTCTCCTCCCTACTCAATCGATCAGAGTGTTAAAAACTATATTACGCTCGCATCTACAGTCCCGGACATTTCCGAACAGGCCAGTTATGTAAAAGAAATAGCAAGTCATTCCTCTAAGTTACTTGGTAAATTAGATGTGGCGGTTAGTGCAATTCAAAACAAGGCGCAAGACCTTACTTTCAAAGTTCAACAACGTGAGCTTTGGATAGTCTTTGGCACCTTATGTACTGTTCTAATCGAGTTTATTGCGATTTTTTTACCCACTCTAAAAAAGCTAAAGGCTAACGAATCTCAGCTATTAAAAAGCAAGAAAACCTTTCAGCGTTTGATTGAACTCTCTCCAGATGGAGTTCAAATAATTGATATGAATGGGAACATTCGCTTATTTAGCGAGATGGCTTCTCAGATGTTGGGATACCCTTATGAACGTATGAAACAACTAAAGATTTTGGACTGGGATTGTAAATTGTCCCCTTCTGAGCTTGATAACTTACTCGACGAACTCTCTGAGGACAACATCACTTTATTTGAAACCAAACATTTACGGCAAGATGGTTCTACCTATGATGCGCTCATCAGTGCTCGGCTCATTCAGCTTGATAACGAACAGATGATCTATGCGACCGTTAAAGATGTCACCTCACTCAACAAGATGAAAAGAGAGCGAGAACTTTCTGCGATGAAGTTAAAAATTGCCGCACAATCCGCCAATATGGGAATTTGGCAATGGAACCCGGCGAATGGAGACATGGTTTGGGATGAAAAAATGTTTGCCATTTACGACGTAGACAATGTTTTGAGTTTTGATGATTGGCGAGAAAAGCTGATTGATACTGATCGAGAGCGAGCTGTCTCTGAACTAGAAAGTGCCATTAGAAACAATCACAATTTCCAAACCACATTTTCTATCAAAATTTCTAACGGCTCTATTCGCACCATTCAAGCGACAGCGAAACCTTTCTTTGATGATCATGGTGAGAACATCATGTTAATTGGCACTAACTTAGATATTACCGATAGGTGCCGAATGGAGAATGAAAAAGGACGCTATTTAAAACTGATTGATAACAACATCATATCTTCAACGACGGATCTTAATGGCATTATTACCGAAGTCTCCCTCGCCTTTTGCCGCTTAACCGGATATACCAAAGAGGAACTAATCGGCCACAAACATCGCTTAGTTGCACACCCTGACACGCCTAAATCCTATTATGATACCTTATGGTTGAACTTAAATGCAGATAAATCATGGTCTGGCGAAGTAAAAAACCGCAGCAAACAAGGGCGAGAATATTGGTTAAAATCTCACTACAGCCCAATATTTGATGAGTCTAATGTCAAAATTGGCTATTCAGAAATAAGCCAAGAAATTACCGATAAAAAACGAGCTGAGTATCTAGCTCACACGGATCCATTAACGGATTTATACAACCGAACTCACCTTGATGAAGTGGCGAAAGCGGAAATTGAACGAGCTAAAATATACAAACAACAATCAGCGATCATTATTCTAGATATTGACCATTTCAAATCAATTAATGATAACTTTGGTCATTTAACTGGCGATGACGTATTGAGAAGTATTAGTCATATTCTCAAAAATAATTGTCGAACCTCCGATTGTATAGGCCGCTGGGGAGGCGAAGAGTTTCTCATCGTATGCCCAAGCATTAATTTAAATGCCGCGATTGAATTAGCCGAGCGACTAAGGCATTTAATTGCAACATATCACTTTAACAATGTTGGGCACATCACCAGTTCTTTCGGTGTGACCTTATTTAAGGTGGAAGACATCGATATCGACGACGTGTTCAAACGAGCTGACGCAGCTCTCTATGTGGCAAAAGAGCAAGGCAGAAACCGTGTGATGTCAATGTTATAG
- a CDS encoding DUF7716 domain-containing protein, whose translation MLVNKMQAYSFEEIIQILLASDDISFMDSLCFYTRDADDEISRLTKVFLDDYPDEDDDGDDLFSDFVLDNDLELFFYGEQFIDVITNLKEQGKTLNVDLIISACNYYLENDSFLDV comes from the coding sequence ATGTTAGTTAATAAAATGCAAGCATATTCTTTTGAAGAAATTATACAAATATTATTAGCTTCTGATGATATTAGTTTTATGGATTCTCTATGCTTTTATACTCGTGATGCTGATGACGAGATTTCCAGACTAACAAAAGTGTTTTTGGATGATTATCCTGATGAAGATGATGATGGAGACGATTTGTTTTCTGATTTTGTTTTAGATAATGATCTCGAATTGTTTTTTTACGGTGAGCAGTTTATTGATGTGATTACCAATTTGAAGGAGCAAGGAAAAACACTAAATGTAGACCTTATTATTTCTGCATGCAATTATTATTTGGAAAATGATTCTTTTTTGGATGTTTGA
- a CDS encoding transposase, with the protein MTTARSQLICPEVTPYYHCVSRCVRRSFLCGKDGVTGKSYEHRRAWVEQRMLALTSVYCIRICSYAIMSNHYHLVALIDKEAALSLSDLEVVERWCTEHQTPNIIQRWLANQISSKAESHTCSQLIKTWRHRLYSLSWFMRELNYDIAVQANKEDQCTGRFWEGRFKSQALLDEKALLSAMAYVDLNPIRAKMADSPEQSDHTSIQARLGSLERGETHTPSLANFMGHEHQDKHQGIPFRLMDYIELVDWVGRQIRDDKRGHINNRMPVILERLSLSQQECLTLCTELEKKPRAWVGSTIELQNAKAKLGRKRMLGLTIS; encoded by the coding sequence ATGACAACGGCCAGATCTCAACTCATTTGTCCTGAAGTGACACCTTACTATCACTGTGTTTCGCGTTGTGTACGCCGCTCTTTCCTCTGTGGCAAAGATGGTGTCACCGGCAAGTCTTACGAACACCGCAGGGCTTGGGTTGAACAACGTATGCTGGCTCTCACTTCCGTCTATTGTATTCGGATTTGTTCTTACGCCATTATGAGTAATCATTACCACCTCGTGGCATTGATTGATAAAGAAGCCGCTCTCTCCCTTTCAGACCTAGAAGTCGTTGAACGATGGTGCACTGAACATCAAACCCCCAACATTATTCAACGTTGGCTGGCAAACCAAATCTCCTCCAAAGCCGAATCACACACTTGCAGCCAACTGATTAAAACTTGGCGTCACCGCTTGTATTCCCTGAGTTGGTTTATGAGAGAGCTTAACTATGACATTGCCGTGCAAGCTAATAAAGAAGACCAATGCACTGGCCGTTTCTGGGAAGGGCGATTTAAATCTCAAGCCTTATTAGACGAAAAAGCGCTGCTTTCCGCCATGGCTTATGTCGATCTCAATCCTATAAGAGCAAAAATGGCTGACTCACCTGAACAATCCGATCACACTTCGATACAAGCTCGATTGGGTAGCTTAGAACGTGGCGAAACCCACACGCCATCGCTCGCTAACTTTATGGGACATGAACACCAAGATAAGCATCAGGGGATCCCATTTCGTTTGATGGATTATATTGAGTTAGTCGATTGGGTAGGAAGGCAAATAAGAGACGATAAGCGCGGGCATATCAATAACCGCATGCCAGTCATACTCGAACGGCTCTCCTTATCCCAACAAGAGTGTTTAACACTATGTACTGAACTAGAGAAGAAGCCCAGAGCTTGGGTTGGTTCAACCATAGAACTCCAAAATGCCAAAGCTAAGCTCGGTAGAAAAAGAATGCTAGGTCTGACGATTTCTTAA
- a CDS encoding RHS repeat protein codes for MPSGIAHQYLYNDAGQLTAYVNPLGASWALEYHAAGTLKSVTDPDGHQWHYEYNEHGLRTLSQGPDGLAVRYDYDDFGRLVQLRPEMGEAVSFAYDTLGRLEARTIANQTRRWRYEDAQRMPSQVWYEDGTHASFKYDIEGNLIKVTDALGNASTFTYGAFDKLLSATDPMGSVTQYHYQFKWDTHR; via the coding sequence TTGCCTTCAGGGATTGCTCACCAATATCTATACAATGATGCTGGGCAGCTAACAGCTTATGTTAATCCATTGGGCGCCAGTTGGGCGTTAGAGTACCACGCAGCAGGCACTCTCAAATCGGTAACCGACCCGGATGGTCATCAATGGCATTATGAATACAATGAGCACGGTTTACGCACGTTAAGTCAAGGCCCTGATGGGCTTGCGGTTCGTTATGATTATGACGACTTTGGTCGCTTAGTGCAGTTACGCCCAGAGATGGGTGAAGCGGTGAGTTTTGCTTATGACACGTTAGGCCGCTTAGAAGCGCGCACTATCGCCAATCAAACCCGTCGCTGGCGCTATGAAGATGCGCAGCGCATGCCAAGCCAAGTGTGGTATGAAGATGGTACCCACGCCAGCTTTAAATACGACATTGAAGGCAACCTTATTAAGGTAACGGATGCGCTGGGTAATGCATCAACCTTTACTTATGGGGCGTTTGATAAACTGCTCTCGGCGACGGACCCAATGGGGTCGGTCACCCAGTATCACTACCAATTTAAATGGGACACACACCGTTAA